One segment of Mycolicibacterium neworleansense DNA contains the following:
- a CDS encoding acetaldehyde dehydrogenase (acetylating) has product MTTAAIVGPGNIGADLLLKLQRAENIDVRYMVGVDPASDGLALARELGVEASAGGVDWLLGRDELPDLVFEATSAAAHIANAPRYAEAGITAIDLTPAAVGPLLCPVVNLDLNLDAENVNMITCGGQATIPMVRAVSRVVDVPYAEIVASISSRSAGPGTRANIDEFTETTAGALQSVGGARRGKAIIILNPVEPPLIMRDTVFCAIPPDSDRDAITESVHQMVAAVQRYVPGYRLVADPQFEDPQDAWRQNMRVSIFLEVRGNGDYLPPWAGNLDIMTAAAMRVGELISAARQGDSKVGAR; this is encoded by the coding sequence AAACTCCAGCGGGCCGAGAACATCGACGTTCGGTACATGGTGGGGGTGGACCCGGCGTCCGACGGGCTCGCGCTGGCGCGAGAGCTCGGGGTCGAGGCCTCGGCCGGCGGAGTCGACTGGCTGCTCGGCCGGGACGAACTTCCCGATCTGGTGTTCGAGGCAACCTCGGCGGCCGCGCACATCGCCAACGCGCCGCGATATGCGGAAGCCGGGATCACGGCCATCGATCTGACCCCGGCGGCGGTGGGCCCGCTGCTGTGCCCGGTGGTCAACCTTGACCTCAACCTCGATGCCGAGAACGTCAACATGATCACCTGCGGGGGCCAGGCGACCATTCCGATGGTGCGCGCCGTTTCCAGGGTGGTCGACGTCCCGTACGCGGAGATCGTCGCCTCCATATCATCACGCTCGGCCGGACCGGGCACCCGGGCCAACATCGACGAGTTCACCGAGACCACGGCGGGTGCCCTGCAGAGCGTCGGAGGCGCCCGCCGCGGCAAGGCGATCATCATCCTCAACCCGGTGGAGCCGCCGTTGATCATGCGGGACACGGTGTTCTGTGCGATACCGCCGGACTCGGATCGCGACGCCATCACCGAATCGGTGCACCAGATGGTGGCAGCGGTGCAGCGGTACGTCCCCGGCTATCGGCTGGTTGCCGACCCTCAGTTCGAGGATCCGCAGGACGCCTGGCGCCAGAACATGCGGGTGTCGATCTTCCTCGAAGTCCGGGGCAACGGTGATTATCTGCCGCCATGGGCGGGCAATCTCGACATCATGACCGCAGCTGCCATGCGGGTTGGTGAACTCATTTCCGCTGCCCGTCAGGGTGATTCGAAGGTAGGAGCCCGATGA
- a CDS encoding amidase, with protein MNDLAFRSAGELATAIAAQEVSSVELLDCYLTRLEQFDPRVNAIVARDEENARAAAREADRAVSRGEALGPLHGVPVTIKDSLEVAGMRTTGGSHRWGHHISTTDAEAVTRLKQAGAIVFGKSNLPADARDWQTYNEVYGTTNNPWDTTRGPGGSSGGSAAAVAAGLTGLELGGDTAGSIRVPAHFCGVYGLRPSYGVVPRHGSVSGHSPGSLAEFDMAVLGPLGRHADDLDLGLDVLAGPDRDNRAAWRLDLPPSRAQHLREFRVAAWLDDSFCPVDRELVTAMESVLTAVRSAGTVVEERKGPVGLEETMALYRPLLMAQSGLIEPDESYAALVELATAERADGAETGFASQITVRFRDWHGLDERRQQSRRRWAEFFDDFDVLLCPVSPTAAFPHDQRPDPGWSVRTLQVDGEQRPYREMLTWVAPASLNHLPAAVAPIGATRDNLPIGIQVIAPYLHDRTAIRFVRCLSEVLGGFRRPPGF; from the coding sequence ATGAATGATCTGGCATTCCGCTCAGCGGGTGAACTCGCGACTGCCATCGCGGCACAGGAGGTGTCGAGCGTCGAGCTTCTCGATTGCTACCTCACGCGCCTGGAGCAGTTCGATCCGCGGGTCAACGCGATCGTCGCGCGCGACGAGGAGAACGCGAGGGCAGCGGCGCGAGAGGCAGACCGCGCAGTCTCCCGTGGCGAAGCGCTCGGGCCGCTGCACGGCGTCCCCGTGACGATCAAGGACAGTCTCGAAGTCGCCGGCATGCGAACCACCGGTGGTTCGCACCGCTGGGGACATCACATTTCGACAACCGACGCCGAGGCCGTCACCAGGCTCAAGCAGGCCGGCGCGATCGTGTTCGGCAAGTCCAATCTGCCTGCGGACGCCCGGGACTGGCAGACCTACAACGAGGTATACGGGACGACGAACAACCCGTGGGACACAACTCGCGGTCCGGGTGGTTCATCGGGCGGTTCGGCGGCCGCGGTTGCCGCCGGCCTGACCGGGCTTGAACTCGGCGGCGACACAGCGGGCTCGATCCGGGTGCCCGCCCACTTCTGCGGGGTGTACGGACTGCGCCCGTCGTACGGGGTCGTCCCGCGGCACGGAAGCGTATCCGGCCACTCCCCTGGCTCGCTGGCGGAGTTCGACATGGCCGTGCTCGGTCCGCTGGGCAGGCACGCCGACGATCTGGACCTGGGCCTCGACGTCCTCGCCGGACCGGACCGTGACAACAGGGCGGCCTGGCGGCTGGACCTGCCGCCCTCGAGGGCACAACACCTCCGCGAGTTCCGTGTCGCGGCGTGGCTCGACGACTCCTTCTGTCCGGTCGACCGCGAGCTGGTCACCGCCATGGAGTCAGTGCTGACGGCGGTGCGGTCCGCGGGCACGGTGGTGGAGGAGCGCAAAGGGCCGGTCGGCCTTGAGGAAACGATGGCGCTCTACCGGCCACTGCTCATGGCCCAAAGCGGGTTGATCGAACCGGACGAGTCCTACGCAGCACTCGTCGAGCTCGCCACGGCAGAACGAGCAGACGGGGCGGAAACCGGATTCGCCTCGCAGATAACGGTTCGCTTCCGCGATTGGCATGGGCTCGACGAGCGTCGCCAGCAGTCACGCCGTCGCTGGGCCGAGTTCTTCGACGACTTCGACGTGCTGCTCTGCCCGGTGAGCCCGACCGCCGCCTTCCCGCACGATCAACGTCCGGATCCCGGGTGGTCGGTCCGGACCCTTCAGGTCGACGGTGAGCAACGACCGTACCGGGAGATGCTCACCTGGGTGGCGCCGGCGTCGCTCAACCATCTGCCGGCCGCGGTCGCTCCGATCGGCGCGACCCGCGATAATCTCCCGATCGGCATTCAGGTGATCGCCCCGTACCTGCACGACCGCACCGCCATCCGATTCGTCCGGTGTCTGTCCGAGGTGCTCGGTGGTTTTCGGCGCCCACCCGGATTCTGA
- the dmpG gene encoding 4-hydroxy-2-oxovalerate aldolase, producing the protein MNAPVRLTDTTLRDGSHAVKHQFSVAQVRAVAAGLDAAGVEVIEVTHGDGLDGSSFNYGFSGTGELELIRAAAETVTRARIAVLLLPGLGTVRHLRAACDAGASIARIATHCTEADVSIQHFGAARELGMETVGFLMLSHRASPEQLARQARIMADAGCQCVYVVDSAGALMPDELADRVAALVAELGADAQVGVHAHQNLSLGVANSIAGYRAGARQIDGALCALGAGAGNAPIEILVTAFERMNVPTGVDADAILAVAEEIARPMIPRLPVCDRNSIVQGRYGVYNSFLFHAERAAEQYGIPAHAILSRVGQLGYVGGQEDMIIDVALSLAAARPEEVLT; encoded by the coding sequence ATGAACGCACCGGTTCGGTTAACCGACACCACTCTTCGTGACGGCAGTCATGCGGTGAAGCATCAGTTCTCGGTGGCGCAGGTCCGGGCGGTGGCCGCAGGCCTGGACGCTGCCGGTGTCGAGGTCATCGAGGTCACCCACGGAGACGGGCTCGACGGCTCGTCGTTCAACTACGGCTTCAGCGGCACCGGTGAGCTCGAGTTGATCCGTGCCGCCGCCGAGACGGTGACCAGGGCCCGGATCGCGGTGCTGCTACTGCCGGGGCTGGGCACGGTGCGTCATCTCCGCGCAGCGTGTGACGCGGGCGCGTCGATCGCCCGCATCGCCACCCACTGCACCGAGGCGGATGTGTCCATTCAGCACTTCGGCGCCGCGCGCGAACTCGGCATGGAGACAGTCGGCTTCCTCATGCTCTCGCACCGCGCGTCGCCCGAACAGCTCGCGCGACAGGCGCGAATCATGGCAGATGCCGGGTGCCAGTGTGTGTACGTCGTGGACTCCGCGGGTGCCCTGATGCCCGACGAACTCGCGGACCGGGTCGCGGCGTTGGTCGCCGAACTCGGCGCCGACGCACAGGTGGGCGTGCACGCACACCAGAATCTTTCTCTGGGAGTGGCCAACTCGATCGCCGGATACCGTGCCGGAGCGCGGCAGATCGACGGAGCGCTGTGTGCGCTCGGTGCCGGTGCAGGCAATGCGCCCATCGAGATTCTGGTCACCGCATTCGAGAGGATGAACGTGCCGACCGGGGTCGACGCGGACGCCATCCTCGCGGTCGCGGAGGAGATCGCGCGACCGATGATCCCGAGGCTGCCTGTGTGCGACCGGAATTCGATCGTCCAGGGCCGGTACGGCGTGTACAACTCGTTTCTGTTCCATGCTGAGCGTGCGGCCGAACAGTACGGCATTCCCGCCCACGCGATTCTCAGCAGGGTCGGCCAGCTCGGCTATGTGGGAGGACAGGAAGACATGATCATCGACGTGGCGTTGTCGCTTGCCGCGGCTCGTCCGGAGGAGGTGCTGACGTGA
- a CDS encoding 2-keto-4-pentenoate hydratase, whose protein sequence is MTSATQWSVSTAASVLLDAETSRADRGPITADWPGLDLSTAYDVQAELIARKVAAGQHIVGVKLGLTSRAKQLRMGVDSPLTAWLTDAMSLPIGVPLDTSELIHPRVEPEIVFVLGRELSGPGITAAQAMESVDAVYAGLEVIDSRYTDFKFTLPDVVADNASSARFVIGGLKRRPAELDLALEACVLQVDGAVVDTATGAAVEGHPAEALALAANALGRRGVVLRAGWTVLTGGLTDAVFIRPGQQVSAEFTHLGTVTLGAE, encoded by the coding sequence GTGACCAGCGCAACGCAGTGGAGTGTCTCGACGGCCGCGAGCGTGTTGCTCGATGCGGAGACCAGCCGGGCCGACCGCGGCCCGATCACCGCCGACTGGCCGGGTCTCGACCTGAGCACGGCCTACGACGTGCAGGCCGAGTTGATCGCCCGCAAGGTGGCGGCCGGGCAACACATCGTCGGGGTGAAACTGGGTCTCACCTCACGGGCGAAACAGCTACGGATGGGGGTGGATTCGCCGCTGACCGCCTGGTTGACCGATGCGATGAGCCTGCCGATCGGAGTGCCGCTGGACACCTCCGAGCTGATCCACCCCCGGGTCGAACCCGAGATCGTCTTCGTCCTCGGCAGGGAGCTGAGCGGACCGGGGATCACCGCCGCCCAGGCGATGGAATCGGTCGATGCGGTGTATGCGGGGCTTGAGGTGATCGACAGCAGGTACACCGATTTCAAGTTCACCCTGCCCGATGTCGTCGCCGACAACGCGTCATCGGCTCGGTTCGTCATCGGTGGGCTCAAACGACGGCCGGCCGAGCTCGATCTGGCTCTGGAAGCGTGTGTGCTGCAGGTCGACGGGGCGGTGGTGGACACCGCCACCGGAGCAGCCGTCGAGGGGCATCCGGCCGAAGCCCTCGCGTTGGCCGCCAATGCGCTGGGCCGCCGTGGCGTCGTGCTGCGGGCCGGCTGGACGGTGCTGACCGGTGGGCTGACGGATGCGGTGTTCATCCGGCCCGGCCAACAGGTGAGCGCCGAGTTCACCCACCTCGGCACCGTCACGCTCGGCGCGGAGTAG